A DNA window from Acidimicrobiales bacterium contains the following coding sequences:
- a CDS encoding helix-turn-helix transcriptional regulator produces MTPSGDSKSEIARALYVISVAAELAGVHAQTLRIYERKGLVEPARTPGGSRRYSDRDIQRLQRIQELTNEGLNLAGVKRVLDLEAENERLRSEIAKIRQQAASAIEEVRREHRRDLVPLQQAVVRWEAHPRGGR; encoded by the coding sequence ATGACCCCATCTGGAGACAGCAAGAGCGAAATCGCAAGGGCCCTCTACGTGATCTCGGTCGCGGCCGAATTGGCCGGGGTCCATGCCCAGACCCTGCGGATATACGAGCGCAAGGGTCTGGTCGAGCCGGCGCGCACCCCAGGCGGCAGCCGCCGGTACAGCGACCGCGACATCCAAAGGCTCCAGCGCATCCAAGAGCTCACCAACGAGGGTCTCAATCTGGCGGGCGTCAAGCGCGTCCTGGACCTGGAAGCCGAGAACGAACGGCTTCGATCCGAGATAGCCAAGATCCGCCAGCAGGCAGCTTCGGCCATCGAAGAGGTCAGGCGCGAGCATCGGCGCGATCTGGTGCCGCTACAGCAGGCCGTGGTGCGCTGGGAGGCTCACCCCCGAGGCGGACGTTAG